A region of Candidatus Methylomirabilota bacterium DNA encodes the following proteins:
- a CDS encoding trypsin-like peptidase domain-containing protein, whose protein sequence is MKKVHAVILAAAMLPAVGQAVEAQAPGRTQVPGQSQSQSLDDLFTRVSPTVVVVRAKGRDVGAEGITHFNETGSGVLISNDGVHGRVMTAAHVVNGMDEITVEGIGGEVVGATIISANAAADVSLLQLERVTKAMRVARTGDSDTMRVGQQVMIVGAPYGLAYSMSVGWISARWPPNTIFPDMPLAEFLQTTATINTGNSGGPVFNMAGEVIGIVSQNISKSGGSEGLGFIVTIKSAQNLLVPRKVFWGALQGVLLTGRLATVFNVPAPAGFLVKTVAQGSVAWNTGLQGSDGIVTIGGKEVPVGGDIILSVEDIPVVSEENIEKIRNTLAAVTPGAPFKMNVLRAGKVIELTGTSQ, encoded by the coding sequence GTGAAGAAGGTGCACGCTGTGATACTCGCCGCCGCCATGTTGCCGGCCGTCGGCCAGGCGGTCGAGGCTCAGGCCCCGGGCCGGACCCAGGTGCCAGGCCAATCCCAGAGCCAAAGCCTGGACGACCTCTTCACCCGGGTCAGCCCGACCGTCGTCGTGGTGCGGGCCAAGGGGCGGGACGTTGGCGCTGAGGGGATCACCCACTTCAACGAGACAGGCTCCGGTGTCCTGATCTCCAACGACGGTGTACACGGCAGGGTGATGACGGCGGCCCACGTCGTCAACGGCATGGACGAGATCACCGTCGAGGGCATCGGCGGCGAGGTCGTGGGGGCGACCATCATCTCGGCCAATGCGGCTGCTGATGTCTCGCTCCTGCAGCTCGAGCGCGTGACCAAGGCCATGCGGGTGGCCCGGACGGGTGACTCCGACACCATGCGGGTCGGCCAGCAGGTCATGATCGTCGGCGCCCCCTACGGGCTCGCCTATTCGATGAGCGTGGGCTGGATCAGCGCCCGCTGGCCTCCCAACACCATCTTTCCGGACATGCCCCTGGCGGAGTTCCTTCAGACCACAGCCACGATCAACACGGGGAACTCCGGAGGCCCGGTGTTCAACATGGCGGGCGAGGTCATCGGCATCGTCAGCCAGAACATTTCAAAGTCCGGCGGCAGCGAGGGTCTGGGCTTCATCGTGACGATCAAGAGCGCGCAGAACCTCTTGGTCCCCCGGAAGGTGTTCTGGGGCGCCCTCCAAGGGGTGCTCCTGACGGGTCGCCTCGCGACGGTCTTCAACGTCCCGGCGCCCGCCGGGTTCCTGGTCAAGACGGTTGCCCAGGGCTCGGTGGCGTGGAACACGGGCCTGCAGGGGAGCGACGGGATCGTCACCATCGGGGGGAAGGAGGTCCCCGTCGGTGGCGATATCATCCTCTCGGTGGAGGACATCCCCGTGGTGTCCGAGGAGAACATCGAGAAGATCCGCAACACGTTGGCCGCCGTGACGCCGGGCGCCCCGTTCAAGATGAACGTGCTCCGCGCCGGCAAGGTGATCGAACTCACGGGCACGAGCCAGTAA